Proteins encoded in a region of the Quercus lobata isolate SW786 chromosome 8, ValleyOak3.0 Primary Assembly, whole genome shotgun sequence genome:
- the LOC115956365 gene encoding probable inositol oxygenase, whose protein sequence is MISVENQGVVSENAIPKDASDEFVVPESNAFGQSFRDYEGSVRQSIVENCYRLHHINQTYDFVKRTREEYAKLNKAEMSIWEAIELLDNFVDETDPDLEEPQIQHMLQTAEAIRKDYPSEDWLHLTALIHDLGKVLFHSKFGSLPQWAVNGDTLIVGCAYDESIVYHKYLKENPDYNNPAYNTKLGVYSEGCGLENVLLSWGHDDYMYLVLKASGTTLPPAALFIIRYHSLYPMHSKGAYQYLMNDEDKENLKWSQTFSKYDLYSKSKVHVDVEKVKPYYESLIKKYFPEKIRW, encoded by the exons ATGATTTCCGTTGAGAACCAGGGAGTTG TGTCAGAGAATGCAATACCAAAAGATGCATCAGATGAATTTGTTGTGCCAGAATCCAATGCCTTTGGCCAATCATTTAG GGATTATGAAGGAAGTGTGAGGCAAAGCATTGTGGAGAATTGCTATCGGTTGCATCATATTAACCAAACATATGATTTT GTAAAGAGGACAAGGGAAGAGTATGCAAAATTGAACAAAGCAGAGATGTCCATATGGGAAGCCATTGAACTCCTTGACAATTTTGTGGATGAAACTGACCCTGACCTGGAAGAACCTCAGATTCAGCATATGCTGCAGACAGCTGAAGCTATAAGAAAAGACTATCCTAGTGAAGATTGGCTGCACTTGACTGCCCTTATTCATG ATCTTGGAAAGGTTCTTTTCCATTCTAAATTTGGATCGCTTCCCCAGTGGGCTGTTAATG GAGATACGCTAATTGTTGGTTGTGCTTATGACGAATCGATTGTTTATCACAAG TATCTCAAGGAAAATCCAGATTACAACAATCCTGCCTACAACACTAAACTTGGAGTCTACTCTGAAGGATGTGGACTTGAAAATGTGTTGTTGTCATGGGGGCATGACGATTACATGTACTTG GTGCTCAAGGCAAGTGGAACTACTCTACCTCCAGCTGCATTATTTATTATCCGATATCACTCATTATACC CAATGCATTCGAAAGGAGCATATCAATACCTAATGAATGACGAGGACAAAGAGAATCTGAAGTGGTCTCAAACATTCAG CAAATATGATCTCTACAGTAAGAGCAAAGTTCATGTTGATGTTGAAAAAGTTAAACCATACTATGAATCCCTCATAAAAAAG TACTTCCCAGAAAAGATCAGATGGTAA